CTTAGAAATTAGTAGGCCTCTATATAGAATTTGGAGAATAAAATAGGctagatttctaagatgttggcTGAGAGATAGCCAGGGATGCTCCCCAGCACCATAGAgtcaaacccgagggagcatgtCAAGGCTGTCACCTTGACATCAGGTAAGTAGTTAGCTCTTTACCTATAGCTGATGATGATATTGTTGTGCATGATGAGCCAGCCAGGGAGGAGCCAGAAACTAAGGTGACAGAGCTTGCGTGAACTGAGGGTAAGAAGAAGAGTCTTGTGAGAGAATACCAGCCGCCAATTCCATATCCTACCAGGTTGAAGCAAGTAAAGGTTGATCAGCAGTTTGGTAAGCTTTTGGATTTATATAAGTAGCGAGATTCTTGAAGGAGATTttaagcaacaaaaggaagctAGAGGACATGGGGCTAGTGACACTAAATGAGGAGTGCTCAGCCATTCTTCAAAATAATCTGCCAGTAAAGAGGTGTGATCCAAGGAGTTTTATTGTTTCCTATATTATTGGTGATTTGCAATTTAGTAATGCTTTAGCTGACTTAGGAGCTAGCATCAATTTAATAGCTAGTAGTTTGTTTAAAAACTTAGGTTTGAGTGAGCCGAAACCTAATAAGATGAGTGTACAATTAGCGGATAGGACTGTGAGATTTCCTAAAGAGATAGTTGAGGATGTACTTATTAAGATAGACaagtttatatttcttgttgattttgttgttatggatatggagggtgatAGTAGCATACCTTTAATCCTAGGTAGATCTTTCCTTGCAACATCTAAGGCTGTTATAGATGTATGTGATGGGAAGTTACAGCTTAGAGTAGGTGATGAGACTGTTACCTTTAACCTTAGTGCTTCTAAAAGTTGAGAAAATGGCTAACGATCAAAGAAAAGTAGCAGCTGAAAAGGCAAATGGATATAAAGGATTGTGCTCGGCCTATAATTAGTACTATTTCATACATAGTTCTAGGTGATGTATCTAGGAATTATGAACTTAAGaacattcattttaatatgctttctTAATTCTATGGTATGCTTAGTGAAGATGCATTAACATTTATTAGGAATTTTTATGCTATAGTTCATACATTTCTCATTATCTGGATTTAATGAGGACCAATTAAGGATGAGACTTTTTCCATATTcattaaaggaaaaagcaaaggCTTGGTTAATGACCTTGCCTCCTAATTGTTTGAGAACTTGGGATGAAGTTTACCAAAAATTTATGAGTAAATTTTACTCACatcaaaagaccaaagaattaAGGATGAAATCTCTAACTTTTATCAAAAGGATACCGAGTCTTTTTATGAAGCATGAGATCGTTTTAGATCACTTTTATTAGAATTTGCACACTATAGATCTCACTTCCTATAACTAaccaattattttatgatgggTTAACACAATAATATCAAATGTATAGTTGATAATATAGCTGGGGGTGCTATGTTAGAAAAAAATGTTGATGAGGTTTATGAtatctttgagatgttagCAGCCAATTCATAACAAAAGAGTGTGAGAATAAAAAGAGTAGGAGTAAATCAAgttgtttctaataatgaGATGGCTATGCAAATAGCTGAATTAACTAAACATGTTAAAATACTTGCTTCAACTAAGAATGTACCAAGCAATGAGTTTTATGGTATATGTGGTGTTTATGGTCATGGTACTAATGTTTGCTcatcttataaaaattatataggaAATGATTATGAACAGGTTAATTTGATGAAATCTTATCAGCCTAGGCAACCTAGAATTAACCCATATTCCAACACCTATAATCCAGGTTGGAGAAACCATCCAAATTTTTCATGGAGAAATAATAACCAAAACCCACCATAATTATTAAGGAACCAAAATCAACCCTAATACCAAAACTAAGAGCTTTAATACCCGAGGAATAAAAATTCTCCATTCCAAAATCAAAGACAAGCCCCTCAAAGAAAACCAAGTTGGGAGAAAACACTCCAATCTTTTATGACAGCTACCCATGATAGAATGGAGAGGAATGCGAAGAAAATTGATTCCATTGAAGCTTCAATAAAGTGATTGGAAACTCAAATTGGATAAATTGTTGAAGTTGTACAAGAAAAATTGCCAAGTCAATCTGAGCGAGCCAAAACCATTACCATTCTAAAGATAGTGagctattttaaaataatattgaaaccTTAATTGAAAAAGATTCTTCTTATGTAGATACATCAGAAGAAGATGGATTAGTTGATATGGAAATAACTGAAGGAGGtgtataaaaagaagaaaaagtagaGCTCAATCTTggacaaaagaagaaagagaaggagaCATTTTCAAGACCTAAATTCTATAAGATAGCTGAGCATTATAAACCTACTATTCTATTTCATAGTAGATCGAAAAAAAGCAAACAGGATAagtaattttctaaatttactgATATACTTTCTAAAGTTAACATTAACCTGCCTTTATTGGATGTAATCATAAGTATGCTAGCTTATGCTAAGTTCTTCATGGAACTTAAttccaacaaaaaaaaagatatggGAATAATGAAAAAGTTATGGTTTCTAAAACATTTGTTGTCCCTTGGGACCAAAAAGGGAAATTCAATTGGTGACCTTAAATTGTGGAAGTTGATAGTTTTAGGTAAACCACAAGAATTTAAGAAAGATTAaggaaaatttgaaaagagtAAGTGTTAGAGAAGATGACACAAAGGTTTGTAGTGGTTCTGGAACTtcctacatccactcctcaagatcaTATTTGAGTATTCCACTATAATCTCTAGGATTACGACCTTTGGGTTTTACAAGTTCACCTAACAACTTAATGTTTTCAAGGCTCACACTAAACCTCTTCCCTTAGTGAATAAATCTCTCACTAAATGTCTTAACCCTtgagtattaatggttactcaaTAACCAACTCCTTATGTTTTTAATACCTAAGCTCACACAACAAacctttaaattttagttgaacaaagagtttcaacttaatacactatacaaagaaagaaattgagtgTAGAAAGTTAAGAAATGAATTTGCAAGATTTTAGGTATACCTAATCACACACTTGCTTGTAGAgtctttaagaggggtatttatatACATACCAACCTCTTGGAGACATTACAATGGGTCTAAAACTCAGTAATTGCAAGATTGATGACTTGGCAAAAAATTACCTAAAATCCTGAAAAGCGCCCTTGCGCTTTCCAAGCACGCTTGCACTTTCTGAAAAGAGACGTGGGGGCTCCAACTGCTCTAGCCACGCGACACTGATGGGATAGTTGATATCTCAATGGCTACTGGCATCACATTAATTGAGAAAACCACTCCCCATGCCACAATAATGCCCTCTCGCCTACCTTGTCCGCGCCCTCGCGTTATCTTCTAACATTTTTAGTCTCAAGCTCTAATATGAAGCACCCTCACGCTTCTTGAAACTTTGACACTTTGACTGCCAAATGTTACGCTGTAATTGACAAGATGTCAGGTGGACTTTTCAATGCCTTGTAAGATTTTAATCATATGAAAAGCGCCCTTATGCTCTAGAAGCGCCCTCGCACTTTTTGGGTCTATTTACAAGActtccttgaaagcttaaggATGTTTAGTCTTTGCTTGGTTCCTTTGGTGCTCTCTCATATAGCCACTCAGATATGAGATTAGCAATATTCAATTTGGGTGTTAAGATaaaaatagagatcaattgtACTTTAGGTCAACAACATAAAGTGGTGTTTTTCAGCAACAACTACCCCCCAAGTTGAAAGATCTTGGGAGCTTTACCATTGATATTACAATGGGGGATAAAAAAGTTTCAAAAGCCATGTTAAATTTGGGAGCAAACATCAACTTGACGCATTACTCAATTTATGCGCAACTTAAAACAAACCACTATGTCTCTATAACTTGCTGACAAGTTATTTAAGTATCCAAGAGGCATAGTAGATGATTTTCTGATTCAAGTAGGTAAATTGATAATCCCTACTAACTTTGTGGTTCTTGACATGGAAAATACACCAGCAAAGGATAAGGAGAAAACTTACTCCTTGGTATATCTTTCATGACAACTACCAACACAGTTATTGATGTGCACAATAGGAAGCTGACCATGACAGTCTTGGGAGAGACTGTAGAATCTAAAGTGTTTGACTCTCTAACTCTATCTCATAgtacttcaattgatgaattttcatatattgattatttgGATTATCTTGTGTATTAGACATACTTATAGGATAGGCTATGATAAGTTAGAGGTTGTTTTAACACTGTAAAAAGTAGAGGAGAACCTAGATGAGGAAGTCCTAGACTATCATGATTAATTAGATGAAACTATTCCAAAGTCACTAGGTGAAAGGATTGATGAACCTTTAGATGTTTCcattgaaaatgaaatagaaattaCCCATGAACCACTTAAAATTGAACTTAAAGAATTGTA
The sequence above is drawn from the Ricinus communis isolate WT05 ecotype wild-type chromosome 7, ASM1957865v1, whole genome shotgun sequence genome and encodes:
- the LOC125370630 gene encoding uncharacterized protein LOC125370630 is translated as MGLVTLNEECSAILQNNLPVKRCDPRSFIVSYIIGDLQFSNALADLGASINLIASSLFKNLGLSEPKPNKMSVQLADRTVRFPKEIVEDVLIKIDKFIFLVDFVVMDMEGDSSIPLILGRSFLATSKAVIDVCDGKLQLRVGDETVTFNLSASKS